DNA from Plasmodium cynomolgi strain B DNA, chromosome 12, whole genome shotgun sequence:
CAGTCCTTCACCAAAATGAGtgagaaaaaggagcatgTGATGGAGGGCGAAAAGAAAGTCGCCAGCAACCAGCAGACCAAGTAAGCTAACCACTTCGAGGGATATGCGATGGGGAGGGGTACCCCCCCTACCCCTTTGTGCCTACACTATATGTTCTTTCGCCCTATGTGTGAGTGATAGGTGGCATATGCGCGTGCATACAGTAGAGCGCCCAAAAGAGCATCCCCAAGCGAACACCCCCCCTCCGCGTTGCCGCGTTGCCATGTTGCTGCGCTTCCACTTCGCCAATTTGCCACTTCTCTAATTTTCCACTTCTCTAATTTGCCACTTCGCTAATttaccgctcccccccccagggacaagaaaaaggaagaggaggcgGAGGTCGACCCACGGCTGTACTACGAGAACAGGTCCAAATTCATCCAGGAGCAAAAGGCCAAGGGCATCAACCCCTACCCACACAAATTTGAGAGGACAATAACCTTGCCAGAATATGTGGAAAAGTACCAACACCTGGCAAGCGGAGAGCACCTGGAAAATACCGTTCTAAATGTGACAGGAAGAATAATGAGAGTGTCCGCCTCAGGACAGAAGCTGCGTTTTTTCGACTTGGTTGGCGATGGAGCTAAAATACAAGTGCTAGCCAACTTCGCATTCCATGACCATACCAAGTCAAATTTTGCAGAAGCGTATGACAAAATAAGACGAGGAGATATCGTAGGAATTGTGGGGTTCCcaggaaaaagcaaaaagggagagttAAGTATATTCCCCAAGGAAACGATCATCCTATCTGCCTGTCTTCACATGCTGCCAATGAAGTATGGATTAAAGGATACAGAAATTAGATGCCGACAAAGATACCTAGATTTAATGATAAATGAATCCACCAGAAGTACCTTCATTACCAGAACCAAAATTATTAACTATTTGAGAAATTTTCTAAACGATAGAGGATTCATAGAAGTAGAAACTCCAACCATGAATTTAGTAGCAGGCGGTGCAAATGCCAAACCATTTATTACCCACCATAATGACTTAGATTTAGATCTCTACCTCCGCATAGCCACAGAGTTACCTCTAAAAATGCTAATCGTAGGAGGTATAGACAAGGTATATGAAATAGGAAAGGTGTTCAGAAATGAAGGAATAGACCAAACACATAACCCTGAATTTACCTCCTGTGAATTCTATTGGGCTTATGCAGATTTTTATGACCTCATCAAATGGTCTGaagattttttctcctctctaGTTATGCACCTATTTGGgacatacaaaattttgtataataaaGATGGGCCAGAAAAAGATCCCATAGAAATAGATTTCACTCCTCCATATCCCAAAGTTTCAATCGTAGAAgagttggaaaaattaaCTAACACCAAGTTAGAACAACCATTTGATTCTCCAGAAACGATTAACAAAATGATCTCCTTGAttaaggaaaacaaaatcgaAATGCCAAACCCACCGACTGCTGCAAAACTATTAGATCAGCTAGCTTCCCATTTTATAGAAAATCAATATCCTAATAGACCTTTCTTCATTATTGAGCACCCACAAATTATGAGTCCCTTAGCCAAATATCATAGATCCAAACCTGGGTTAACTGAACGCTTGGAAATGTTTATCTGTGGGAAGGAAGTCCTAAATGCCTACACAGAATTGAATGACCCTTTTAAACAGAAGGAATGCTTTGCAGCACAACAAAAGGATAGGGAAAAGGGAGATGCAGAGGCCTTTCAGTTGGAtgctccattttgtacatccCTGGAATATGGACTTCCCCCCACGGGTGGCCTTGGACTGGGTATCGACCGAATCACTATGTTCCTGACCAACAAGAATTGCATTAAAGATGTGATCCTCTTCCCGACCATGCGCCCTGCGAGTTAATTTGGCCTCCGCGCATCGTCGTTTGTGCTCACCATGTTGGCTTCCCCCCGTTGTGCACACCATTTTGCAATCCCCACTTCCCCTcttcgctctttttttttttttttttttctcatcNNNNNNNNNNttttttttttttttttctttccaatCACCCCTCTGCGCATTCTGTACGTACACATTGGCACGTTTGTCTACGCTTCCCACACATtaccctccattttgttaccaCCCCCTAACTCAAATGCTCGTATACCATATGGCAGATAACGCGTAGCATGCTCCATGCGGCGCTGCTCCCCCACGCGCATATTTCGCCAGGACGTCCACAAGTTAAACTCGTCAAAAAAGACGAACCAAACTTGTGATTATAATACCGACGCTGTATGTACAGAGCGAAGAAGTGTTGGGTACTTCGTTTATATTTCTTCTCCTAGTGGAGTGCCGCTTCCACCGTTGTGTGAACCGCGGCTGTAGGACTTACGTCATTTGTTCCCAGCCCATTTAGTGTCGTCCCCCCACTGCACTGATATTTGCCATTCGAGCACTCGCGCCATTGCGGCACAGACTGCTACGCACGTAGCTGGTGTCCACCTCTCAACTCAACTGAGTCAAGCGATTAAGCGTAATTATCACTCTATACCTGCCGCTGCCTCTTGCCGCCGCCTCTTATCGCCACTAAGGCCTCCCCTCCCCAATGACGGACAAAGACGCGACATCCTGCGACGTGGCGCACTTCCTGAAAAACTTCGCAGACTTAGAAAAATCCTACGAACATCTCCTCAAccggaaaaaacaaaacgagcTCAGACTCACTGAGGCGCTCAGGAGTCTTGACGAAATGAAGGAGCAGTacgaacaggaaaaaaaaagtaccacaacttttttttaaacaacagcgtttttttaaacaacaacttttttttaaaaaatgcaaaaaaaaaaaaaaagggaagaaatcacatgacccgttcaggcaaaaatgtgtgcatattctccgttttctcaaaatggcttgctcatcatttttgctCACCTTTCCAGAGAATTTCGAAATGTCAATTGCTATAGGGGAACACACAGATAAGCTAATAAAAAAGCACAGTTACGCGGAAAGGTCCGTCCCAAGGACTGTCTCTCCACctttcctaatttttttgagcGCTCAAAgttgtgagaaaaaaagcgtCTCTTTTTACATTCCTGTGTATACGCCAAGCATGCGAAGCTGCTATAGGTACATTtctccccacacacacaaattCTCCCCCTGACCGCAAACCAAAACAGTTACGACTTCGTGAAAAGGCAGAACGAtgattttaaagaaaaaatcgaatcCCTGCGGAGGGAAAAGGAACAGGGTATGCGCGAGGAGGCAACACCAATAGCACATCCTTCAGTAGGGGGGAGGTATGCCCCGGCGCCATTCGACTACGTATTAGAGGCATTCCAATCGCACCCCCACTGCATCCATCCCAACCGCACCCCCGCTGCACCCCCGTTCAGACAAGCTGCTCATGGAGGAGAGAACAAAATCCCTGGAGATGAAGAAACAGAGAGAAGTGGAAGAATACGATGGCAAGCTGGTCAAAAATATGACAACAtaaaaaacgttttaaaaatgttttaaaaatgtttaacaAAAGGatacacaaatgaaaaataaaaaaatggtttacATAAAGggtgttccccttttctggGCCTACGGCTATATATGTGCTTCTTTTCCATGCAGAgagagaacaaaaataaattgcttcAACTGGAGAGTCAAATAGTAGAGCTTGACTTGGACATCGTGTCAAAGGAGTAGGCGGAAGAGGCTTGCACATCTTAAGCATACATATGGTGTCTCGGAGACATAACATTCGCAACTACATGTGCACAGTGTACCAATGAATTATTTCACTTGCTCTCTTCCTTTCCCTACCCCCCACCTGCAAAATACAGCGAGGAGATAAACAAACTCTCCTCactattaaaagaaattaaaaaggaacacgAAACGGAGAGACTGGAGTACGAgctgaaaataaaagacttgattaaaaaaaagacgaaagCAGTCGGAAAAGTAAGGTACATTATATAGTCCCTTctatgacttttttttttcttttttttttgcctctttgtCATTTGAGCAAGTCGTTACATTTTGTGAGCGTGTGAGCGTGTGAGCGTCCCGCGGAGGGGTGTACACCTACGCCCACCCTATGGATCCAGCAAGCTCTCCAAACAACGTCCCCTTTTAGGAGGCCATGCGGGACATAATAAATGACAATGGAAGTCACGccttgaaaaatttaaaaaacaagcTCCACGTACTTCAGCAGGTTacccaaaaaagggacttCGTAAACGAGTTATACATACATCCGTGCATGCATACTTCCGTACATCCGTACATCTCCCTCACGCACGTGCTATTCACCCTCCCCCGTAATGTACATCCCCACTTGTGTAGAaatgcaacaaaatggaaaaggaaaatgccaATTTGAAAAGGACCATAAACAAAACcgagaaaaaaacgagcaGTGCACAAGACCGCACAAAAATTGGATGTATCAAGAgcttatataaaatataaaagtgtTATTATTTCAGAAAGGGGGCAGCAAAATGTCGCtgctattctttttttttttttgcacaattttaacTGTGTGCAAATAAAAGTAATTGTTGACCTAGCGATCTCACCAAAGATGTAAAACGAATGATGCGGAACCTAGAAGAGATTAAGCAAGCCATGCAACTTCACATTTAACAGTCCCGCACATCGTTACATTTTGGCATATGATCTGTATGGTAGAGCGTCCCGATGGGgagattaatttttttttgagagtTCCACCTTCACATCCGTAGCGTTGACTTAATAGCGAAGTGGGGGAAGAGTACCAAGTATTCCAAACTCTGTCGACGTATTGAGAAGCATCCCCCGAACAAAGTTGACCCTCCATGAAGCGTTGCCGCGCGAGAGGAGGCAAAACCACGGGACATTGCTCATGTGAGGAAGGGCACTCCCCCAAGCAGAATTTCCAAGTGAATGAGTACTGCATTTTGGCGCTATTTCGAAGAACTCACAAGGGAAGGTGAAGGAGAAGGGCAAAAGTTAGTCAAACTGATACCACCTTAACGTACACCCCGCTAAGGTAAAAAAAGTCACGCTCCAGGTGTTCCTCACGCATTGCTCgcttaattttgtttctttcccccACCCTCCAATGTAATCGCACAGACGGCACAAACGGCACAACACAGCAATAATGACATTGAAATTCctgcttttactttttcttcaccgtTTTGCGGCCAAATGCTTCTCCCTGAAGAGGCCACTCCTGAGTAGCCCCCGAAATTCACCTGTCCTACTGTACAACGCAAATTCGAAGGCCCTCCAAAAAGGCAGCAACTACTTTTTCTGCgctgccaaaaaaaaacacccccCAGGTAGTAACAAATTCAGtttgcgcgaaaaaaaagaagatgaaaATACCGAACCGTCCAGAAATAATTCCCCCAATTCAAACATATTTAGAAACAAATACAACTACATTCCGTCACTTCAAGAAATCAAAGCGGACATAGAGAATTTCAAGAGAGAAAAATCTTTTTACTTCACGGAACACAGTATACTCGAAGCCATCAGTGTAGAAAATAATATCGTCGTGGTCAACATTGAGGGCATGTTTTTCGAAGATGTTAACGTAGTATTCGCAGAAGTAACCAAGTATTTGCTCAATAAGCATTTGGGCATTTTGGGCGTACACCCGTACAACATCAAGTCGCTCAACAtaggaaaaggggaaacttAAATCGAGCACCTCACAGGCCAATTGGCGTTGCACACCCTGTACTTTTTCGTAGCAGAGGGCTATTCGTtcttctgcaaaaaaattgttcgcTATTTTCTGCAAGGGCGGTGGCTTGACTGCGCAATCATTTTCAGACACTTTGTTTTTCGAAATGAAAATGTTACGttgttcgcattttttctcGGAAAGTGATTTggctgttcatattttttttttgaaagctgtttagctgtttttttttttttttttttttttttccaaaacgccttgcttgttcatatttttttccccacctttACCGCTACCCCTACGAACcaccaaatgaagaaaaaattatcgttTCAAATTAAGCGATACTCAGAAGATGGTATATTCCCACATTAGCAGTACCTCCTCCTGATTGATACCCCTTTCGTGTTCGTAAGGTCCCACAGGAAATGTGCAGCATGTCCACAAACAAActcgattaaaaaaaaaaaaaggtgtgtgCAGGTTTGCCCTGGAAATACATCATGGGGGATGTTTCCATgggacgaaaaaaggaacatacGCACAagcattaaaaaggggggggcacTTAAAAGCAAAGAAGTGAGCTATGCGGTGAAGAAATTGccaagaaagaaaaaagtcaTTTTCGatattccccccttttaatAGTACGTGAAGTGCGCCAAATTGTTCACACGACggtgaaaggaaaaatgcattatttaCCTCTGACGCGAGTTTACAAACGATGCGCACTACACACACAGCGCGCggaatttccccccctccttcgATCCGACATCACATGTCGTAATTGTCGTTCACGTCCTTGTCCTCCCCGTACTGTATGATCATATCTATCGAGTTGATAATAAAATCTACGTTATCATCGTCGTAAATGTTTAACGGGATAAAGGAAACCAAATTGAAATCCTCGATAATATGCGCAAAGGCATTGTTCAGTTTGTAGTACTTCCTGGACATGCATTTGTTGGCCGTCATGACAATATCATGGGGGTCCAAAGAAAGtatatcatttaatttttcataatttttttggtaaattttttcttcaatttcttcTGACCGCACGCTGCTACTGCTGTTCTCGTctgatgaattttttccgaATTTTTCGCTCCTTCCCTCGGACATGCTAGCAGAAGAAAAACTTGAAACGCTTCTCTTGTCATAATCGGaacacaaaatatattcgtCTTTAAAAGACTTATCACCGTTTATGCATTCCATTTCTTTGAGAAAACTATCACCCAAATCCTCACTTgatcgtttttcttcatcgtcaCTCTGTCCCGCTTTCTcctggagaaaaaaacggctACCTCGGCCGCCTTTAATCTTTTTGTTAatctttttatataacttcctctggaaaaagaaattattgtTATGCTTAAATTTTCTCAATTCTTGGTAGTAGTTTTTACTCACCAAAAGGTCACATTtcgttaatatattaatgtgAGGTAATTCAAAGTTTATCATAGTGGATAAGCTGGTCAGGTACGCTGACAGCAGCTTCGTATTCGAactaataaaagaaatatctACTAAGAAGACAACTATCAATCTTATATTTTGATCTGTGaatatgtttaaaattttcttaaaataatcCGTGTGTGTGTACAGCTCTATCTGTCCAGGAGTATCAatgatgaaataattttcatccTCGTCGTAGTTATTTAATTCGTCTTCCAGCAAATATGAATTTTCGTACAACAACTCTACACTCCTTAGTAAAGCACAATTGGGGCCAAGCATCTGATCTTCCATTAGGCTGTTTACATCCACGTAGTTCCTTATGTCGATGTCGTAAATGGTGTCATAATATTGCTTCAATTCCTTTTCGATGTTGGACGTGGTGTTGATcgatttcttctttctctcGTAGTAGTACTCTTCACTCGCGCTGTCCAAATTGACTACATagcaatttcgtttttttattttcataaacTCTTTCATCAGCTTgcaataatttgttttcccgCTCCCAGCAGGCCCCACCACGACTTGCCCGTATTTCATCCTGTTCAACTGGGcggaatgtttttttcttattcagcgaaaagaaaagaaaagaaaaataaccgAGGGGTTAACAAAACgtataggaaaaaaagtacaacaGCTTGGCTGTCCACTACTCCTCCATACGTGGCATTTGCGAACCAATTGGGGGTGACGACAAACTGTTCCAATTTTTGCGAACATGTGTTGGTATTGTCACGcacgttttttaaaatagctaGCTGGAAGGacaacggggaaaaaaaaaaaaatcctcccACGaaatatttccccccctaaaatattttatttaaagatgataaaatggggaggggggatttttttaaatccattTTGGAATACTTTGCGGATGTACTCTTCCATTGGGGgtcagcaaaaaaggaaaggttATTTATGCAACCCCCTTTTGGggtttttttcatatatattttttttacgtatgtATCGCTTTACAAATCGAAATAACAGATGGTCCTGCAAAAGTGGGTCATCATTTCCAGGTTATGCAAGTCGTCACATGAGAGCTGAGGTAATCATAATGGGTTTCGCATTGTACCGCGCCTCATATGccttcaatttttccttttgccaCCCACTTTGCATGGAGGCGTATGCATCTTAACAGTTGGGGGTAGTTCGCCACGGTGCCGCGGTCCCTATTTGCATGTCAGGGGTAGCGGCGGGGGAAGCGTTTTTTGTATAGTATCACCAAAACGGTGCTGATACAACGGAAAGATTCCCTCATTTGGACTTTTTTCCCCGAGAAGTTGGACGCATCGAGGAGAAAAACCAAAGAGGGAGCACCCACTGGGCTAATTAAACATATGTATGCCTCATATATGTCTCACGTATGCACCTTATATGCCCGTTCTGCAACTAAGCTGCTCCCTCGTGAAAATTTCAAGGAGaacagatttttttaaaattataagtgggaaaaaaaaaaacgccattAAGTGGGTCACCGATACTCCCTCGTATAAAAGTTCCATTGGGACATTCCCCccaaaggtgaaaaaaaaaaaaaaaaagtccaaaCGGGGTAATCACCGCACACCGTTTAAAGCGAACTTTCTTTTGGAAGAAGTTAAGCGGTATACATGCGGAACAAATATCTTAAAGTTCACCCAAAGCAATGTCAATATTGACAGTGGAGCGCACATTATACTGGGTCACCACCCACCCAAAGAAGCTCCTACAAAGTGCAGTGAAGGAGCCGGGCCCAGTCAATTGTCAAAGGTCTTCACATGAATTGCGCCGATCAAATAAACGGTCAAACATATAAAAGTCAAATTGACCACAAACCATAGGGCCCCACAAAACTTGGAGTTACATTTGGTCAGTTCTGCATATTTATACGCATCGGACTCAGGCACAGATCTCGTAATTAAGTCTTCAATTATGTCCACCATGCTATATATTTCGTTGAGTACGCCTATAAAAGTCATGATAATTTTTAGGGGCCAATAGTGCACATCTTCCttaaaatgcacacacaaaacCCACACCGAAATGGTAAGCGTTAAGAAGAGGACGCAAAGAAGCcttaggaaaaaattattcgcataaaaaattaacactaTTAAGAGTAAGAAGCATAAGAAGGCAGCGGATGTGATCAGGGTCCATTTGTTTATGTATGccatcaaaataaaaaacatcccGTAGAAACAGGAGCCAATGTAGCCAGCGGGCAGAATTAGGAATTTGTTTCCTCCAATTGTGTTTGTGCATCCTCCATGATTTCTGTTCACCTCTGCATTTGCCgccaaagggggaagaaaaaaaaaaaaatgaaattcgCATGAAGTGgtacaaaaatgttacatacgtggtcgaaaaaaagggtaaccACAGAATGGTATGCTTTAAGAAAGTGTTcactgcacacacacacacgaacATACAAAGATATAAGTACAACGGGGTGGCGTTTTCCCGGACGAGCGCAACGAAGCCGCGCAACGAAGCCGAATATACaggttaacttttttttttcacttcttcctttcaaACAAACCTATGCTCTTCACTCGGCCCCCCGTCAACCAACAGGCCGACGCATGCGAAAACTCGTGCAAAAAAACGGTTAGCAGTTTGAAGGGCTCCAAAATTTTGCACTTCCAAAACATGGCGTTTATCAGCACGCAAGCAGAGATGCTCACGAAGGTGATGTTTTGGTTTCGCTCGCAGCAAGTCTGCAAGGTGAAGTCGAAATGCATTGTGCCTTCCGGTGGGATAACTTCGGTTGGGTGGCTTTGAGCGGGTTGCTTTCGTCCGGGATGACGTCTTATGCGATGCTTCCCCCTGTGCTGCTCGCCAAGCCCCCTTGACAAAACTCACAGTCAgcaaattgcaaaaatgctaaatcttcatttttcgatctttaaaaaggaaaattcgGCTAACTCATCGCCATGCGTCAAGCATTGCGAATACAAATGTATGAATAGGACAggtaaaaaataggaaaaaaaaaaaaaaaaaaaaaaaaaaaaaaaataagccaTTTTACATATGGCTTGACTTGTCAATAATTCCGCAGATTAATAAACCTTTGGTGAGTGAACAAATCGGCTGTTAGCCCCAccctttgcgtttttttttttttttttgtatgtatgAAACACAGTACAATGTGGCTGAGTTCCTCAGTTCACCTGTGTGCACGCGGGTGGGAAGcattgtcctttttttttgcctttgcATGTTCGGAAAAGTTGCACACGTGCTTTTCTGCCACTCGCATCAATTTTTAGCTTTTTCTCCCTACGTGTCACCTTCCACCGCACAGCGTGCGCCTTTCACTCCGCCTTCCTCTTTTGGGGCAGCAAATTAAGCAGCTTGAGCGTTTCCTCGGATAACCCGATATTTTCAATGAtgcttttcttctcctcctttttcctcaCAGACATATTGCTGGGATCCTCTTCATCCCTATGTTGTGCGAGGCTGTTTTCTTCCCCAGCAGTGTGtacacctccccccccagggGCATCTTCATCTccccctcctgctgctgctgctcctcctcctctacttcctcccccctcttcctcctttttgaatGCCAAAAGGTCATTTGACTTTGAATTGTAGCTGGAGCTGTACACTGGCCTCCCCGCGTGGAAATAATTCTCTTCATTCTGTTCTCTCAATTTAGACAAATTAATTCTGACATGTGAGGTTTCTAGCAGATCCTTAACAACACTGTTATTAATGGATAAGTTACTCATTTCGCTTAACTTCCGTCCCAGTTCTCCTTCACTTtcattttccctttcttccaCTTCTAACGTTTGGACAAAGTAACTTGGCAAGTCGCTCTTCAACTCAGGCATAGCAATGTTATGGTCCTGAATTTTCTTCAcaatgttatttattttgtattcatTAATTAAGTGTAAGCTGATTAAATTTTCGATGataaaaagcaaaggaaCATCCATTCTGTACTTTTCATTAAACACCTTAATATTTTCCAGCATGTTTTGCAACTCTTTTTGGTACTGCTGAAaattttcgatattttttttgtctatttTACTTATGACATTTGTTTCCAGCGTACCTTTGTAATCCTCATTTTCGCTGatgctgaattttttcttgcagTTTTGATACACACAGGGGTAGTTAAGCAATTCGAATACGTCCTTTATTTCgatcttcacatttttaataaaatttgacAGCGACTCGAAGAATGATTTGATGAAAAAGTTGCTTTCGTTTTCGATGCTCTTTAAGGaggaattcattttttttacgagaCCACTGGCCGAAAGTGAGAAGTGTACCTTGTGCCTACTAGCCAAATGGTCAACTCGGTCAGCTCTCACCAAACGTTCAACTCGGTCAGCTCTCACCAAGCGTTCAACACCGTGTGTCTGTCTGTGTGTGTCTTTTCCACACCTGGGTTGCGACGCCTTATCTGTTATGAACGCTTCGCCTTCAACGGTCAGCTTTATT
Protein-coding regions in this window:
- a CDS encoding lysine-tRNA ligase (putative), whose protein sequence is MFSDLLPILRYHKNFGSHFYKQHSCSAAILNKNKNIICPVNCKQSFTKMSEKKEHVMEGEKKVASNQQTKDKKKEEEAEVDPRLYYENRSKFIQEQKAKGINPYPHKFERTITLPEYVEKYQHLASGEHLENTVLNVTGRIMRVSASGQKLRFFDLVGDGAKIQVLANFAFHDHTKSNFAEAYDKIRRGDIVGIVGFPGKSKKGELSIFPKETIILSACLHMLPMKYGLKDTEIRCRQRYLDLMINESTRSTFITRTKIINYLRNFLNDRGFIEVETPTMNLVAGGANAKPFITHHNDLDLDLYLRIATELPLKMLIVGGIDKVYEIGKVFRNEGIDQTHNPEFTSCEFYWAYADFYDLIKWSEDFFSSLVMHLFGTYKILYNKDGPEKDPIEIDFTPPYPKVSIVEELEKLTNTKLEQPFDSPETINKMISLIKENKIEMPNPPTAAKLLDQLASHFIENQYPNRPFFIIEHPQIMSPLAKYHRSKPGLTERLEMFICGKEVLNAYTELNDPFKQKECFAAQQKDREKGDAEAFQLDAPFCTSLEYGLPPTGGLGLGIDRITMFLTNKNCIKDVILFPTMRPAS
- a CDS encoding hypothetical protein (putative) encodes the protein MTDKDATSCDVAHFLKNFADLEKSYEHLLNRKKQNELRLTEALRSLDEMKEQYEQEKKKNFEMSIAIGEHTDKLIKKHSYAESYDFVKRQNDDFKEKIESLRREKEQDKLLMEERTKSLEMKKQREVEEYDGKLRENKNKLLQLESQIVELDLDIVSKDEEINKLSSLLKEIKKEHETERLEYELKIKDLIKKKTKAVGKEAMRDIINDNGSHALKNLKNKLHKCNKMEKENANLKRTINKTEKKTSSAQDRTKIGCIKSLYKI
- a CDS encoding ATP-binding protein (putative) codes for the protein MKYGQVVVGPAGSGKTNYCKLMKEFMKIKKRNCYVVNLDSASEEYYYERKKKSINTTSNIEKELKQYYDTIYDIDIRNYVDVNSLMEDQMLGPNCALLRSVELLYENSYLLEDELNNYDEDENYFIIDTPGQIELYTHTDYFKKILNIFTDQNIRLIVVFLVDISFISSNTKLLSAYLTSLSTMINFELPHINILTKCDLLVSKNYYQELRKFKHNNNFFFQRKLYKKINKKIKGGRAGQSDDEEKRSSEDLGDSFLKEMECINGDKSFKDEYILCSDYDKRSVSSFSSASMSEGRSEKFGKNSSDENSSSSVRSEEIEEKIYQKNYEKLNDILSLDPHDIVMTANKCMSRKYYKLNNAFAHIIEDFNLVSFIPLNIYDDDNVDFIINSIDMIIQYGEDKDVNDNYDM
- a CDS encoding hypothetical protein (putative) — translated: MKRCRARGGKTTGHCSCEEGHSPKQNFQVNEYCILALFRRTHKGRRHKRHNTAIMTLKFLLLLFLHRFAAKCFSLKRPLLSSPRNSPVLLYNANSKALQKGSNYFFCAAKKKHPPGSNKFSLREKKEDENTEPSRNNSPNSNIFRNKYNYIPSLQEIKADIENFKREKSFYFTEHSILEAISVENNIVVVNIEGMFFEDVNVVFAEVTKYLLNKHLGILGVHPYNIKSLNIGKGET
- a CDS encoding hypothetical protein (putative), which gives rise to MHFDFTLQTCCERNQNITFVSISACVLINAMFWKCKILEPFKLLTVFLHEFSHASACWLTGGRVKSIEVNRNHGGCTNTIGGNKFLILPAGYIGSCFYGMFFILMAYINKWTLITSAAFLCFLLLIVLIFYANNFFLRLLCVLFLTLTISVWVLCVHFKEDVHYWPLKIIMTFIGVLNEIYSMVDIIEDLITRSVPESDAYKYAELTKCNSKFCGALWFVVNLTFICLTVYLIGAIHVKTFDN
- a CDS encoding hypothetical protein (putative), whose protein sequence is IEIKDVFELLNYPCVYQNCKKKFSISENEDYKGTLETNVISKIDKKNIENFQQYQKELQNMLENIKVFNEKYRMDVPLLFIIENLISLHLINEYKINNIVKKIQDHNIAMPELKSDLPSYFVQTLEVEERENESEGELGRKLSEMSNLSINNSVVKDLLETSHVRINLSKLREQNEENYFHAGRPVYSSSYNSKSNDLLAFKKEEEGGGSRGGGAAAAGGGDEDAPGGGGVHTAGEENSLAQHRDEEDPSNMSVRKKEEKKSIIENIGLSEETLKLLNLLPQKRKAE